aaacaaaggcATTTTCTTAtccatttttgaaattttctgaatttttagtaataaaaacGAATCAggtcgagtcgggtcgggtcaacCCAACTCATCAGTTGGACTGAACTTAGATCGCCACGGTCTGAGTCTTACGCGGACTGGGCTCAAACCATGAGCCCAGCCCAAACTGTACAACTCAAAATTCATATTACAAAGACTACGGCAACAAACCAATCTCTTACATTTATAATAAAGACAAATGAACgaataagaaatattttcataatcaacGAACAATTAATAGGATCGGATCACATTGAAAGCATTTGCAGTttactcttcttcctcttttcatgTGCACGGACGGTATAGCATTGAATTCGAATCGTTAGAACGTCGattagccaaaaaagaaaaatttgaatcaTCAGGACGTGACCATAGGACTCCTTGGGCTTAGGGATTACCGATAAATTAACAacgaaatcgaaaaaaaaaaaattttctcaaacCCTAAGTCAATCTGTCGATTTCTGCGGCATCACACGTATTAGCACCAGCGCAATATTCCATTCGAATGGAGCATTTCGCTTAATCCAAATGACAACATTGATTTATTACTTTCCCTCGAGATTGTCACATAATCTCCGGCACTTTATATCTTActttcaaattaaattaaattaaccaTGAAAGTAATCAAAGCCAATGATTCATGAACGGCCAGACATATCCACCTCATCATTCGAGATAAACAAGAGGACCTCCAGTACCACATCCTAGTTAAGAGCTTCCTTTAAGGTTTGAACCCGAAAAACCGAGCTATTGAAGTCATTGCATGGTTGAGCAGAAACCTGAAAAAGGccgatttatttattattgagTGTGAACCCATGAATGATTTCCATAAGACTATTTTactttattgcttttttttagcTGTTTGcgatttatttattattgacGTATGAACCCATGAATGATTTGCCCGACAAGACTGATTTTCGGGACTATATTAACTTTGACACTTGCGTATTGCCAAATTACAAATTGAATAGCCTAAATATTTAACGTCGTCCCATGATGAATTTTTGCGGTGGGTCGATTACGTAATCTCTTGGATAATAATACAAAACTCGGTCAAGCAAATtggttatatattttttttttttttgaacgtaACATCAAGAAAATGCTGGGAATGTGTATGTCGACATAGATTGAACAGGAACCATAATGGATTGACCTTTTGAAATCACCTGATGattaaagacaaagaaaataggAGCTCGTGACCCTTTAAGACTTTGAAAGCTTTCTCAATTTGCACATTTATCTAAAGACATTGCAATGCAGGCATCATTTTCTCGGGCTTTGATTTCAAAGGTCGataggaaaaatcaaaccaGAAAGTGGACAAGAAAGCCCACGACAAAATAATACGCTAAACAATCTTAATTTGTAATTGGGAAATGGGCGTACGAGGATGAAAGTGATGTGTCTGATCTAAGATTCGCCAATGCAAAACGTCTCCTCCTaccgacaatttttttttttaattattcgatacaaggaagaagacgacaagaAGCTAGGGCAAAAGATGAATATCGATGTACAGCAAGCACgtagggaaaaaaatcaatatagaaATTAGTGAAATATCGTATGATTGTGATGCTATAAATGGATTTCGCATGTGCTCTTAACGGGGTTTAATGGTTTTCAAAGACCATAGCGGTGTGCGCGTTTGTCCGAATCAGAATCAGGGAGTTAGAGTACGATTCTTTACGTTTAATATGAGAtagtaatccaaaaaaatcgTTAATATTTTATACGgcggctaattcaatcctaactctttctgattttgttaatttagttataaaccttttgacaatctaccaattcagtctagacctttcaattatgtcaatttagttataatttttttaaaaatcttgcCGATTTAGTCGTAAACTTAATATTTGGATAATAGGCCAAGAGGACTAGATTGACAAATTGTCCAaagatttaaaacaaaattgacaaatcgttaaagAGTTCTGGATTAAATTgccacaattgaaagatttaagactaaattgacaaatcgtcaaaagttttaggactaaattggcaaatttgaaTTGTTTAGGATTGAGTTGGCCGTTATACAAtagttttatgaatttttggataaattttcatGTCTAATTTCACCAATCTACGAGGGATGAGTTTCATCTATACTTCCCTACACACGTCGAATGTATTTGTCATCTTTTTTGAACTTCAGGCTTCCATCTAGTCCGATAATAGGGATAGTCGAAGCAATAATACTATTCACCCTTCTCACAATACACAAAACAAATTTAGAATTTCTATTGACTAAATCTCCAtataaaaattttgagaaaataaattcaACTGTCAAAATTAAAACTTGAATCAGCCTAATTTACATAACTTGTAGCATCGATAAAGTCTACTTGATGCCATGGGAATCCAGGTTAACTCGAAAATCAAACTCATGACCATCCAAAAACCGAAATTtatgtgaaaattttaaatatattggatttgtttgaataattttttttacctcactattttcttatctttttgtaCAACTCCACCTTTTTCCACCATGCTAgccaactttcaaattttttttttctttcgaacgGTAACAATTTGAAACGTCattaaaattaggttaaaatacACGCGTGGTTACTAGTTTCGCCTTTCATTCATTGTATCTATAATTGCTAAAAATGTTTTCGATGATCACActacgaaagaaaaaaattgagttttacATTGAAGTAATTATTCAAAGTGTTGAAATGTTCACACGcgtaatcttttttattttttttttgtaatgttgtcggaatatttagaattttttgtcaGATTTCCTTTCCAAATTCGCTCCATGATAGTTTGGGGTTGCCAATTCCTATGTTTTTAGAGAGTTtgctcttcatttttttaatattttttagagatttttttttttgaagatttttagagagtttttttttttcccagttaTTATCAGTTCTTGAAGCATGGTCACCCTCTGATTATAAAGTCAGCAACCTAAGGGGGAAATAGAAAGTCTTCCTatccatctctctttctttctttcaatatACAATGGGTTTGCGAGCGAAGAAGCTGCGATTCCCGCGCATGTTCCGGTCCTCCTTCGCCGCCTCCTGCAGCACCCGAACCGTCGCCCAAGTCGTCCACCGATCCGTCCTCATTCCCCGGCCCTCCTCGCCCCGCGATTCCACCCGGACCATCTTCAGCGACTCCGACGGCCCCCGATTCCCGCGCCGAACCTCGTCCGAGCGGTATCCACCGTCCGTCCTCAGGGACGACGACTACCTCGGCCGCCGGTGCCCTCCCTCGATGCCTATCACTCCCTTCATGAGAAGACTACCCCAGCCGCCGGTGCCCTCCCCCGTAGAAAATAATTCCAGAAGTCGGGTCAGACCCACCGAGAAGACCGAGACCGAGACCGGAAGGCGACGGTGGCGACGGAGGAGAAAGAGAAGTGCCCGTACAGCTCGTCAACCACGTCGCAGGAGGACTGGTTCAGCGGCGACGACGGCGGCGAGAGCGGCTCGCCCCCTCCACCTCCCGCTCCCTCTCCCCGGACTCGTCGGAGACCCGCCGCCGGAGGAGGGGCCGCGCGGCCGGATCCGGGGCGCTTCCGCTGGCCGGCGGGGGGATCAAGGACAGCTTCGCGGTGGTGAAGCGGTCGAGTGACCCGCGTGGGGACTTCCGGCGGTCGATGGTGGAGATGATAGTGGAGAAGGAGATGTTCGGCGCGGAGGAGCTGCAGAAGCTGCTGGAGTGCTTCCTGGCGCTGAActcgcaccaccaccaccgggTGATCCTGCTGGCGTTCGCCGAGATTTGGGAGGCCCTGTTCTCGAGCCGGTCGTGAGGAAGATGACGGCGACAACGACCCTGCGTTTTACTCTTTCGCATATTTCCTTTTTGGGTGTCATCGCGTGTAGAGAGATATCTTAGTTAGCGTTCTAACTTGGTAGATTGACCAATCGATCCAGTAGGATCATCACCGTAATTTTGCATGTATATTCCTATCACCATCTTTCCGATTCTTGAAGTCTTCGTTTCATATCCTTTTTTGCCGttaattggtcaaattgaaaagctGTCTTGCATGGCTTTTACCCATCATCCTCCTCACCATGGACGGGTGACGACTTCTTCCTCCTTAAGGAGTTTGCAATCGAGGAGGGTCAAACCCCGGAGCACCACCTCTTAAAGTGACAACTTCGCAGATATATCGAAAAATTATCTCGAATTTCACTTCAACTACCACTTATTCGAGGAATGCGAATGATATTGGCGAAACTAGAGATCTGTGAATGGTCATCgggattgaaaaaaatgaatgatttcctAGGCAAACTAACGTTTGCTTCCCTTTTGTACCAACCCTAAATGGACAAAACACACGCATATGGTCGCATAATCAAATAATCAAGTACATGTGTGTATTTTATATTGCCAAGTGAAGACAATTGAAAGTCTATTGAGAGGCAAGTGAATATGAGAAATAAGGGCACCACCGAACCACCCTACGCaagtgaaaagaccaaaaaaagcCTGCATGCTTTGACAAATGATTTAAAGTTTTAAACAGCTGGTCTTCATCTTATTTAAATGCATTCCTATGCTTAGGCCTTCCCCGACAAACTTATTAGCATTAACACAAGATGATCCTAAATTACACaaataaaggggaaaaaatattctcatcatGAGTTATTTACTATGGGatgcatagaaaaaaaaaaccctcgttCGAGTTCATATAAAAGCCAATTAATCTTTAGCTGGATTTCGTCCGTAGAGAGATTAGACACTCGCAACAAATTAATCTAACTCTTTTAATAATATGACGATTTTGGTGCCAAGAGATAtaacatctttt
This genomic interval from Rhodamnia argentea isolate NSW1041297 chromosome 4, ASM2092103v1, whole genome shotgun sequence contains the following:
- the LOC115749203 gene encoding transcription repressor OFP8-like codes for the protein MGLRAKKLRFPRMFRSSFAASCSTRTVAQVVHRSVLIPRPSSPRDSTRTIFSDSDGPRFPRRTSSERYPPSVLRDDDYLGRRCPPSMPITPFMRRLPQPPVPSPVENNSRRGLVQRRRRRRERLAPSTSRSLSPDSSETRRRRRGRAAGSGALPLAGGGIKDSFAVVKRSSDPRGDFRRSMVEMIVEKEMFGAEELQKLLECFLALNSHHHHRVILLAFAEIWEALFSSRS